In the genome of Sander vitreus isolate 19-12246 chromosome 13, sanVit1, whole genome shotgun sequence, one region contains:
- the sytl2a gene encoding uncharacterized protein sytl2a isoform X2, which yields MIDLSFLTEEEQEAILAVLRRDAELKKAEERRIQNLQKTVSGGQLRYMTGEWFYETKQLRHQDRIHGSEIILASMRHSHKPLDTLEFSQIWPEKPSDVSSENKDVLVPPVLCGVLQEPEYQNQKPYETPQYTPKPVLQSPTKQRKNPFNSDVIANHSFEEKDSQLLDGAVDQTQTPNEEPLPSDSCISYASNIKQDLNDSPNASVPMPMPENREVITSSQHCFFEEEGQGDQQTNTDAPRDILKRLSISSSTDSLFSHLDLQSPASLDSLSETWIDRKQVRFSSTVGWSGVEWHDGKELGEHSLLDFESITPSELESNSDLDHTGSTTVGTRRPLLRQSQVDSQEGELNCKDEASLQEQEAGQHPVLGDVSEHCHSEVLSHAVPKLVSAEQESGKPVHLETEPEEEQHSQAKATVWPAGHNIHPQKLPEQRTDISVEFTSDTKPSNGSSEGSSHAVSPKPRHIFEKERTAEVQSPQKEEVKVPKQKEPGNTQNLSQGAADMTVNKCASVKQEAKPSEMTEVRLLPLTALQNTPFEETVTSVDADTQQEATAGRVVQLPERLCNLKVFWERENHGPKIIFTREEARSEDITKRGIEASHGCQTDSDVKSMNNNLSPQMEMTVEDTVGRSQEKSLSQETDYSFLTDLSKEDGTYRANPVLIYEETDDSLTGSVTESQISEPQENVMAPVPSSVAFNTQKQDRDIPVPLPRQSSSSPQEDSPTLSNTVVSPQADLRTSIDNREKSEGEAQASPYKTKSNVLKSLKVTDNCFVSQSPDRSQLRSLGSTGDVQSTCHQSQVKANTEHQERPLSPSKSQTPRSTDQDDEVRRSPSKTFHPRVLPRESSSPKRSKQESSPLKTFSIDINPQTKVVEEQEVKPTPVPRQKKSPSHETMQTDTNPSTDITSCPLPLLSEDREAYFGNANTQQSSSSSFTSTQSQKASEEKLGTFTSLARSLIPQDFQHYLGPQEKAHVPPFHQDRAVAAETEVEHTPQNPLSDFVGNQRDSSTVGNPPGVTSLIVQNKDDYFSQNTTTRAWSLSRTSSGILDLGTTSRPVPDDLRGHDDSSTPIISAAERLSSKTISSSKSLENLTSQTISLLPPSASALPNSQQMKSSVSVTVLKQDETDSDGTFETILGWRRNTGSSTSNLSLSSGMASMSSVSGSMSSIHPADFGDVEVHGSIQFAVNYLHKLGEFHIFVVHCRDLAMAETKKNYTDPYVKCYLLPDKTKLGKRKTTVKKKTLNPTYNEILRFKILMEVLKTQNLNISVWHNNTFGWNGFLGEVDLDLSEWDFSNTHINEFPLKARFSAQSPAPSPLLVMDSRGQMRVALRFLPQTSHSKKTSRIETGEVQIWVKDCKNLPPVRGVIIDPFVKCTVHPDMSRRSRQKTRVVKRTANPMFNHTMVYDGFRPEDLREACVEITVWDHDRLNNHYIGGLRLGLGTGKSYGFDVVWMDSTTDEANLWQRMLQSDSEWVEDVLPLRMLVMAKSMSK from the exons ATGATCGACCTGAGTTTCCTGacggaggaggagcaggaggccaTCCTGGCTGTGTTGAGAAGAGATGCTGAGCTAAAGAAGGCTGAAGAACGGCGAATCCA GAACCTACAGAAGACTGTGAGTGGGGGCCAGCTGCGGTACATGACTGGAGAATGGTTCTACGAGACCAAGCAGCTTCGTCATCAGGATCGCATCCATGGCTCCGAGATCATCCTGGCCTCCATGAGACACTCACATAAACCCCTGGATACAT TGGAGTTCTCCCAGATATGGCCTGAGAAGCCAAGTGATGTCAGCAGTGAAAATAAAGACGTATTGGTCCCACCTGTACTCTGTGGAGTCCTTCAAGAGCCTGA ATATCAAAACCAGAAGCCATATGAAACACCTCAATATACACCAAAGCCAGTTTTACAGTCCCCCACAAAG CAAAGGAAAAATCCATTCAACAGTGATGTCATTGCAAATCACTCTTTTGAAGAAAAGGACAGTCAGTTATTGGACGGAGCAGTGGATCAAACCCAGACACCGAATGAGG aGCCTTTGCCATCTGATAGCTGCATTTCTTATGCTAGTAACATTAAACAAGACCTTAATGACAGCCCGAACGCATCTGTTCCCATGCCAATGCCCGAAAACAGAGAAGTGATCACCAGTTCTCAGCACTGTTTTTTTGAGGAAGAAGGGCAAGGAGATCAGCAGACTAACACTGATGCTCCGAGGGACATCCTCAAGCGCTTGTCCATTTCTAGCTCCACAGACTCTCTGTTCTCTCACCTGGACCTGCAGAGTCCAGCTAGCCTGGATTCTCTCTCTGAGACCTGGATAGACAGGAAGCAGGTGAGGTTCAGCTCCACGGTCGGTTGGAGCGGAGTGGAGTGGCACGATGGGAAGGAGCTGGGAGAGCACAGTTTGCTGGACTTCGAGTCCATCACTCCCTCTGAGCTTGAAAGTAATAGTGACCTTGACCATACTGGCAGTACCACTGTTGGCACACGTAGGCCTTTACTCAGACAGAGTCAAGTGGATTCACAGGAAGGTGAACTCAATTGCAAAGATGAGGCAAGCCTCCAAGAGCAAGAAGCTGGCCAACACCCGGTCCTTGGTG ATGTCTCTGAGCACTGTCATTCAGAGGTCCTAAGCCATGCAGTGCCCAAACTCGTTTCTGCTGAGCAGGAGTCAGGTAAGCCTGTTCACCTGGAGACAGAGCCTGAAGAGGAACAGCACTCTCAGGCTAAGGCCACAGTCTGGCCAGCTGGACACAACATCCATCCCCAAAAGCTGCCTGAACAAAGAACTGACATTTCTGTTGAGTTCACCTCAGATACCAAGCCGTCCAATGGCAGCTCAGAGGGTTCATCTCATGCTGTTTCACCAAAGCCTAGACACATTTTTGAGAAAGAGAGAACTGCTGAAGTACAGAGTCCACAAAAAGAAGAGGTAAAGGTACCAAAGCAGAAAGAACCAGGCAACACCCAGAATCTCTCTCAAGGTGCTGCAGATATGACCGTGAATAAATGTGCAAGTGTCAAACAGGAAGCTAAACCCTCTGAGATGACAGAAGTCAGACTACTACCACTTACAGCATTGCAGAACACTCCGTTTGAAGAAACAGTGACTTCAGTAGATGCAGACACTCAGCAGGAGGCAACAGCAGGCAGAGTTGTTCAGCTTCCAGAGAGACTATGCAATCTGAAAGTTTTCTGGGAGAGAGAAAACCATGGTCCCAAAATAATATTTACCAGAGAAGAGGCAAGGAGCGAAGATATCACCAAAAGAGGAATAGAAGCTTCACATGGCTGTCAGACTGACTCTGATGTGAAGAGCATGAACAACAATCTCTCACCTCAAATGGAAATGACAGTTGAGGATACTGTCGGCAGGTCCCAAGAAAAGAGTTTGTCACAAGAGACTGACTACAGCTTCTTAACAGATTTATCTAAAGAAGATGGCACATATAGAGCTAACCCAGTCCTCATATATGAAGAGACAGATGACTCTTTAACAGGTTCAGTAACAGAGTCACAGATTTCTGAGCCACAGGAAAACGTCATGGCTCCTGTACCTTCCTCTGTAGCCTTCAACACCCAAAAGCAAGATAGGGATATTCCAGTTCCCCTTCCCAGACAGTCCAGTTCAAGTCCTCAAGAGGACAGTCCAACACTCAGTAACACAGTGGTTTCCCCACAGGCTGATCTGAGAACATCCATAGATAACAGAGAGAAGTCTGAGGGAGAGGCACAAGCGTCTCCATACAAAACCAAGTCTAATGTTTTGAAATCATTAAAAGTGACAGACAACTGTTTTGTCAGTCAGAGTCCAGACAGATCACAGCTGAGGAGTCTTGGTAGTACTGGGGATGTCCAGTCAACATGTCACCAATCCCAAGTCAAGGCTAATACAGAGCATCAAGAAAGACCCCTCAGTCCTAGTAAATCCCAAACTCCAAGATCAACAGACCAGGATGACGAAGTCAGGAGGAGTCCATCAAAGACCTTCCATCCAAGGGTCCTACCTAGAGAATCATCCAGTCCTAAGAGATCCAAGCAGGAAAGCTCTCCCTTGAAAACCTTTTCAATAGACATCAACCCCCAAACTAAGGTGGTTGAAGAACAAGAAGTGAAGCCGACACCAGTACCAAGACAGAAGAAGAGTCCCTCACACGAAACTATGCAGACAGACACTAACCCTAGCACAGACATCACCTCTTGTCCTCTCCCTTTACTTTCAGAGGACAGAGAGGCTTATTTTGGCAATGCGAATACACAACAAAGTAGTTCAAGCTCCTTTACTTCAACACAATCCCAAAAAGCTTCAGAGGAGAAGTTGGGGACTTTTACAAGCCTTGCCAGATCTCTCATCCCTCAGGATTTTCAGCACTACCTTGGGCCACAGGAGAAGGCCCATGTCCCTCCTTTTCACCAAGACAGAGCTGTTGCAGCAGAAACGGAAGTGGAACACACACCACAAAATCCCCTCAGCGACTTTGTGGGAAACCAGAGAGACAGTTCCACTGTGGGGAATCCTCCCGGAGTCACTTCTTTGATTGTGCAAAATAAAGACGACTACTTCagccaaaacacaacaaccaGGGCCTGGTCTCTGTCTCGGACAAGTTCAGGCA ttctggatctggggacaacaagcagacctgttccggacgacctgagag GTCATGATGACAGTTCTACGCCCATCATTTCAGCCGCTGAACGATTATCTTCAAAGACCATATCCTCATCCAAAAGTCTGGAAAACCTCACCTCACAAACGA TTTCTTTGCTTCcaccatcagcctcagctctcCCCAACTCACAGCAGATGAAAAGCAGTGTGTCAGTGACTGTTCTTAAGCAGGACGAG ACAGACAGTGATGGCACTTTTGAGACCATCTTGGGCTGGAGAAGAAACACGGGCAGCTCCACATCTAACTTAAGTCTCTCCTCAGGAATGGCCTCCATGTCGTCT GTCAGCGGCAGCATGAGCAGCATTCACCCTGCAGATTTTGGTGACGTTGAGGTCCATGGAAGCATCCAGTTTGCTGTGAACTACCTCCACAAGCTTGGAGAGTTTCACATATTTGTGGTGCACTGCAGGGATCTGGCCATGGCCGAAACTAAGAAGAACTACACTGACCC gTATGTGAAATGTTACCTTCTTCCTGACAAAACCAAGTTGGGAAAGAGAAAAACCACTGTAAAAAAGAAGACTTTAAACCCAACCTACAATGAAATCCTCAGG TTTAAAATCCTAATGGAAGTGTTGAAAACTCAGAATCTGAACATATCGGTGTGGCACAACAACACTTTTGGGTGGAACGGTTTCCTGGGCGAGGTGGACCTGGATTTGTCAGAGTGGGACTTCAGCAACACTCACATAAATGAATTCCCACTAAAGGCCAGG TTCTCAGCACAAAGTCCAGCGCCTTCTCCCCTGCTAGTGATGGACAGCAGAGGACAGATGAGGGTCGCCCTGAGATTCCTGCCGCAGACTTCCCACA GTAAGAAGACATCTAGGATAGAGACTGGTGAGGTACAAATCTGGGTGAAAGACTGCAAGAATCTTCCTCCAGTCAGAGGAGTTATTATCGACCCGTTTGTGAAATG CACTGTGCATCCTGACATGAGCCGGAGAAGCCGACAGAAGACGCGGGTGGTGAAGAGGACCGCCAACCCGATGTTTAACCACACCATGGTGTACGACGGCTTCCGACCAGAGGACCTTAGAGAGGCCTGTGTGGAGATCACAGTGTGGGATCACGACCGACTCAACAACCACTACATTGGCGGTCTGAGGCTTGGGTTAGGGACAG GGAAGAGTTACGGGTTCGACGTGGTTTGGATGGATTCAACGACAGATGAAGCAAACTTATGGCAAAGGATGTTACAGTCTGATAGTGAATGGGTGGAGGATGTTTTACCTCTGAGAATGTTGGTCATGGCAAAAAGCATGTCAAAGTGA
- the sytl2a gene encoding uncharacterized protein sytl2a isoform X3, with amino-acid sequence MIDLSFLTEEEQEAILAVLRRDAELKKAEERRIQNLQKTVSGGQLRYMTGEWFYETKQLRHQDRIHGSEIILASMRHSHKPLDTLEFSQIWPEKPSDVSSENKDVLVPPVLCGVLQEPEYQNQKPYETPQYTPKPVLQSPTKQRKNPFNSDVIANHSFEEKDSQLLDGAVDQTQTPNEEPLPSDSCISYASNIKQDLNDSPNASVPMPMPENREVITSSQHCFFEEEGQGDQQTNTDAPRDILKRLSISSSTDSLFSHLDLQSPASLDSLSETWIDRKQVRFSSTVGWSGVEWHDGKELGEHSLLDFESITPSELESNSDLDHTGSTTVGTRRPLLRQSQVDSQEGELNCKDEASLQEQEAGQHPVLGDVSEHCHSEVLSHAVPKLVSAEQESGKPVHLETEPEEEQHSQAKATVWPAGHNIHPQKLPEQRTDISVEFTSDTKPSNGSSEGSSHAVSPKPRHIFEKERTAEVQSPQKEEVKVPKQKEPGNTQNLSQGAADMTVNKCASVKQEAKPSEMTEVRLLPLTALQNTPFEETVTSVDADTQQEATAGRVVQLPERLCNLKVFWERENHGPKIIFTREEARSEDITKRGIEASHGCQTDSDVKSMNNNLSPQMEMTVEDTVGRSQEKSLSQETDYSFLTDLSKEDGTYRANPVLIYEETDDSLTGSVTESQISEPQENVMAPVPSSVAFNTQKQDRDIPVPLPRQSSSSPQEDSPTLSNTVVSPQADLRTSIDNREKSEGEAQASPYKTKSNVLKSLKVTDNCFVSQSPDRSQLRSLGSTGDVQSTCHQSQVKANTEHQERPLSPSKSQTPRSTDQDDEVRRSPSKTFHPRVLPRESSSPKRSKQESSPLKTFSIDINPQTKVVEEQEVKPTPVPRQKKSPSHETMQTDTNPSTDITSCPLPLLSEDREAYFGNANTQQSSSSSFTSTQSQKASEEKLGTFTSLARSLIPQDFQHYLGPQEKAHVPPFHQDRAVAAETEVEHTPQNPLSDFVGNQRDSSTVGNPPGVTSLIVQNKDDYFSQNTTTRAWSLSRTSSGILDLGTTSRPVPDDLRGLGHDDSSTPIISAAERLSSKTISSSKSLENLTSQTTSALPNSQQMKSSVSVTVLKQDETDSDGTFETILGWRRNTGSSTSNLSLSSGMASMSSVSGSMSSIHPADFGDVEVHGSIQFAVNYLHKLGEFHIFVVHCRDLAMAETKKNYTDPYVKCYLLPDKTKLGKRKTTVKKKTLNPTYNEILRFKILMEVLKTQNLNISVWHNNTFGWNGFLGEVDLDLSEWDFSNTHINEFPLKARFSAQSPAPSPLLVMDSRGQMRVALRFLPQTSHSKKTSRIETGEVQIWVKDCKNLPPVRGVIIDPFVKCTVHPDMSRRSRQKTRVVKRTANPMFNHTMVYDGFRPEDLREACVEITVWDHDRLNNHYIGGLRLGLGTGKSYGFDVVWMDSTTDEANLWQRMLQSDSEWVEDVLPLRMLVMAKSMSK; translated from the exons ATGATCGACCTGAGTTTCCTGacggaggaggagcaggaggccaTCCTGGCTGTGTTGAGAAGAGATGCTGAGCTAAAGAAGGCTGAAGAACGGCGAATCCA GAACCTACAGAAGACTGTGAGTGGGGGCCAGCTGCGGTACATGACTGGAGAATGGTTCTACGAGACCAAGCAGCTTCGTCATCAGGATCGCATCCATGGCTCCGAGATCATCCTGGCCTCCATGAGACACTCACATAAACCCCTGGATACAT TGGAGTTCTCCCAGATATGGCCTGAGAAGCCAAGTGATGTCAGCAGTGAAAATAAAGACGTATTGGTCCCACCTGTACTCTGTGGAGTCCTTCAAGAGCCTGA ATATCAAAACCAGAAGCCATATGAAACACCTCAATATACACCAAAGCCAGTTTTACAGTCCCCCACAAAG CAAAGGAAAAATCCATTCAACAGTGATGTCATTGCAAATCACTCTTTTGAAGAAAAGGACAGTCAGTTATTGGACGGAGCAGTGGATCAAACCCAGACACCGAATGAGG aGCCTTTGCCATCTGATAGCTGCATTTCTTATGCTAGTAACATTAAACAAGACCTTAATGACAGCCCGAACGCATCTGTTCCCATGCCAATGCCCGAAAACAGAGAAGTGATCACCAGTTCTCAGCACTGTTTTTTTGAGGAAGAAGGGCAAGGAGATCAGCAGACTAACACTGATGCTCCGAGGGACATCCTCAAGCGCTTGTCCATTTCTAGCTCCACAGACTCTCTGTTCTCTCACCTGGACCTGCAGAGTCCAGCTAGCCTGGATTCTCTCTCTGAGACCTGGATAGACAGGAAGCAGGTGAGGTTCAGCTCCACGGTCGGTTGGAGCGGAGTGGAGTGGCACGATGGGAAGGAGCTGGGAGAGCACAGTTTGCTGGACTTCGAGTCCATCACTCCCTCTGAGCTTGAAAGTAATAGTGACCTTGACCATACTGGCAGTACCACTGTTGGCACACGTAGGCCTTTACTCAGACAGAGTCAAGTGGATTCACAGGAAGGTGAACTCAATTGCAAAGATGAGGCAAGCCTCCAAGAGCAAGAAGCTGGCCAACACCCGGTCCTTGGTG ATGTCTCTGAGCACTGTCATTCAGAGGTCCTAAGCCATGCAGTGCCCAAACTCGTTTCTGCTGAGCAGGAGTCAGGTAAGCCTGTTCACCTGGAGACAGAGCCTGAAGAGGAACAGCACTCTCAGGCTAAGGCCACAGTCTGGCCAGCTGGACACAACATCCATCCCCAAAAGCTGCCTGAACAAAGAACTGACATTTCTGTTGAGTTCACCTCAGATACCAAGCCGTCCAATGGCAGCTCAGAGGGTTCATCTCATGCTGTTTCACCAAAGCCTAGACACATTTTTGAGAAAGAGAGAACTGCTGAAGTACAGAGTCCACAAAAAGAAGAGGTAAAGGTACCAAAGCAGAAAGAACCAGGCAACACCCAGAATCTCTCTCAAGGTGCTGCAGATATGACCGTGAATAAATGTGCAAGTGTCAAACAGGAAGCTAAACCCTCTGAGATGACAGAAGTCAGACTACTACCACTTACAGCATTGCAGAACACTCCGTTTGAAGAAACAGTGACTTCAGTAGATGCAGACACTCAGCAGGAGGCAACAGCAGGCAGAGTTGTTCAGCTTCCAGAGAGACTATGCAATCTGAAAGTTTTCTGGGAGAGAGAAAACCATGGTCCCAAAATAATATTTACCAGAGAAGAGGCAAGGAGCGAAGATATCACCAAAAGAGGAATAGAAGCTTCACATGGCTGTCAGACTGACTCTGATGTGAAGAGCATGAACAACAATCTCTCACCTCAAATGGAAATGACAGTTGAGGATACTGTCGGCAGGTCCCAAGAAAAGAGTTTGTCACAAGAGACTGACTACAGCTTCTTAACAGATTTATCTAAAGAAGATGGCACATATAGAGCTAACCCAGTCCTCATATATGAAGAGACAGATGACTCTTTAACAGGTTCAGTAACAGAGTCACAGATTTCTGAGCCACAGGAAAACGTCATGGCTCCTGTACCTTCCTCTGTAGCCTTCAACACCCAAAAGCAAGATAGGGATATTCCAGTTCCCCTTCCCAGACAGTCCAGTTCAAGTCCTCAAGAGGACAGTCCAACACTCAGTAACACAGTGGTTTCCCCACAGGCTGATCTGAGAACATCCATAGATAACAGAGAGAAGTCTGAGGGAGAGGCACAAGCGTCTCCATACAAAACCAAGTCTAATGTTTTGAAATCATTAAAAGTGACAGACAACTGTTTTGTCAGTCAGAGTCCAGACAGATCACAGCTGAGGAGTCTTGGTAGTACTGGGGATGTCCAGTCAACATGTCACCAATCCCAAGTCAAGGCTAATACAGAGCATCAAGAAAGACCCCTCAGTCCTAGTAAATCCCAAACTCCAAGATCAACAGACCAGGATGACGAAGTCAGGAGGAGTCCATCAAAGACCTTCCATCCAAGGGTCCTACCTAGAGAATCATCCAGTCCTAAGAGATCCAAGCAGGAAAGCTCTCCCTTGAAAACCTTTTCAATAGACATCAACCCCCAAACTAAGGTGGTTGAAGAACAAGAAGTGAAGCCGACACCAGTACCAAGACAGAAGAAGAGTCCCTCACACGAAACTATGCAGACAGACACTAACCCTAGCACAGACATCACCTCTTGTCCTCTCCCTTTACTTTCAGAGGACAGAGAGGCTTATTTTGGCAATGCGAATACACAACAAAGTAGTTCAAGCTCCTTTACTTCAACACAATCCCAAAAAGCTTCAGAGGAGAAGTTGGGGACTTTTACAAGCCTTGCCAGATCTCTCATCCCTCAGGATTTTCAGCACTACCTTGGGCCACAGGAGAAGGCCCATGTCCCTCCTTTTCACCAAGACAGAGCTGTTGCAGCAGAAACGGAAGTGGAACACACACCACAAAATCCCCTCAGCGACTTTGTGGGAAACCAGAGAGACAGTTCCACTGTGGGGAATCCTCCCGGAGTCACTTCTTTGATTGTGCAAAATAAAGACGACTACTTCagccaaaacacaacaaccaGGGCCTGGTCTCTGTCTCGGACAAGTTCAGGCA ttctggatctggggacaacaagcagacctgttccggacgacctgagaggtctgg GTCATGATGACAGTTCTACGCCCATCATTTCAGCCGCTGAACGATTATCTTCAAAGACCATATCCTCATCCAAAAGTCTGGAAAACCTCACCTCACAAACGA cctcagctctcCCCAACTCACAGCAGATGAAAAGCAGTGTGTCAGTGACTGTTCTTAAGCAGGACGAG ACAGACAGTGATGGCACTTTTGAGACCATCTTGGGCTGGAGAAGAAACACGGGCAGCTCCACATCTAACTTAAGTCTCTCCTCAGGAATGGCCTCCATGTCGTCT GTCAGCGGCAGCATGAGCAGCATTCACCCTGCAGATTTTGGTGACGTTGAGGTCCATGGAAGCATCCAGTTTGCTGTGAACTACCTCCACAAGCTTGGAGAGTTTCACATATTTGTGGTGCACTGCAGGGATCTGGCCATGGCCGAAACTAAGAAGAACTACACTGACCC gTATGTGAAATGTTACCTTCTTCCTGACAAAACCAAGTTGGGAAAGAGAAAAACCACTGTAAAAAAGAAGACTTTAAACCCAACCTACAATGAAATCCTCAGG TTTAAAATCCTAATGGAAGTGTTGAAAACTCAGAATCTGAACATATCGGTGTGGCACAACAACACTTTTGGGTGGAACGGTTTCCTGGGCGAGGTGGACCTGGATTTGTCAGAGTGGGACTTCAGCAACACTCACATAAATGAATTCCCACTAAAGGCCAGG TTCTCAGCACAAAGTCCAGCGCCTTCTCCCCTGCTAGTGATGGACAGCAGAGGACAGATGAGGGTCGCCCTGAGATTCCTGCCGCAGACTTCCCACA GTAAGAAGACATCTAGGATAGAGACTGGTGAGGTACAAATCTGGGTGAAAGACTGCAAGAATCTTCCTCCAGTCAGAGGAGTTATTATCGACCCGTTTGTGAAATG CACTGTGCATCCTGACATGAGCCGGAGAAGCCGACAGAAGACGCGGGTGGTGAAGAGGACCGCCAACCCGATGTTTAACCACACCATGGTGTACGACGGCTTCCGACCAGAGGACCTTAGAGAGGCCTGTGTGGAGATCACAGTGTGGGATCACGACCGACTCAACAACCACTACATTGGCGGTCTGAGGCTTGGGTTAGGGACAG GGAAGAGTTACGGGTTCGACGTGGTTTGGATGGATTCAACGACAGATGAAGCAAACTTATGGCAAAGGATGTTACAGTCTGATAGTGAATGGGTGGAGGATGTTTTACCTCTGAGAATGTTGGTCATGGCAAAAAGCATGTCAAAGTGA